In Dryobates pubescens isolate bDryPub1 chromosome 12, bDryPub1.pri, whole genome shotgun sequence, one genomic interval encodes:
- the ETS2 gene encoding protein C-ets-2: MSDFGLRNMDQVAPVSNMYRGMLKRQPAFDTFDSSNSLFAGYFFSLNEDQTLQEVPTGFDSTSYESNNCELPLLTPCSKAVMSQALKDTFSGFTKEQCRLGIPNNPWLWTEQQVCQWLSWATNEFSLANVNFHQFLMSGQDLCNLGKERFLELAPDYVGDILWEHLEQMIKESQEKTQDQYVENSHLTSVPHWVNNNSLTVNVDQSSYGMQMPGYPKALSYPKPSLLTDVCQNSTGPSLLNPEQEFSLFPKTQADALSVNYCAVNQDFPRSNLNLLMDNSGKLREHESSDSGAESYESSDSMLQSWNSQSSLVDLQRVPSYESFEDDCSQSLCLSKPTMSFKDYIQERSDPVEQGKPVIPAAILAGFTGSGPIQLWQFLLELLTDKSCQSFISWTGDGWEFKLADPDEVARRWGRRKNKPKMNYEKLSRGLRYYYDKNIIHKTSGKRYVYRFVCDLQNLLGYTAEELHAMLGVQPDTED; this comes from the exons CGTCAACCAGCATTTGACACCTTTGATAGCTCAAACTCTCTCTTTGCTGGATATTTTTTCTCACTAAATGAAGACCAAACGCTTCAAGAAGTGCCAACAGGATTTGATTCTACTTCTTACG AGTCCAACAACTGTGAATTGCCTCTGTTAACCCCGTGCAGCAAGGCTGTGATGAGTCAGGCCTTGAAAGATACTTTCAGTGGTTTCACAAAGGAACAGTGTCGGCTGGGTATCCCAAATA ATCCTTGGCTGTGGACAGAGCAGCAAGTTTGCCAGTGGCTTTCATGGGCTACTAATGAATTTAGCTTGGCAAATGTGAATTTCCATCAGTTTCTTATGAGCGGCCAGGACTTATGCAACCTGGGCAAGGAGCGTTTCCTGGAACTGGCACCTGACTACGTGGGTGATATTCTGTGGGAACACCTGGAACAGATGATAAAAG aAAGCCAAGAGAAGACACAGGATCAATATGTGGAAAACTCTCATCTCACCTCAGTTCCTCATTGGGTCAATAATAATTCCTTAA ctGTTAATGTAGATCAGAGCTCCTATGGTATGCAAATGCCTGGATATCCTAAAGCCCTCAGTTACCCCAAACCCAGTCTCCTCACTGATGTCTGTCAGAATTCCACTGGACCAAGTCTCCTCAATCCAGAGCAAGAGTTTTCATTGTTCCCTAAAACCCAAGCAGATGCCCTTAGTGTGAACTACTGTGCAGTAAATCAAGATTTCCCAAGAAGCAATTTGAACTTACTAATGGATAATTCTG GTAAGCTTAGAGAACATGAATCTAGTGACAGTGGTGCAGAAAGCTATGAAAGCTCAGATTCAATGTTGCAGTCCTGGAACAGCCAGTCATCGTTGGTGGATTTACAGCGAGTGCCATCCTATGAGAGTTTTGAAGATGACTGTAGCCAGTCCTTGTGTCTGAGCAAACCTACAATGTCTTTCAAAGACTATATTCAAGAACGAAGTGATCCTGTAGAGCAAGGGAAACCAGTTATACCAGCAGCGATTCTGGCTGGTTTTACTG GCAGTGGGCCTATACAGCTCTGGCAATTCCTTCTGGAGTTACTGACTGACAAGTCCTGTCAGTCATTCATTAGCTGGACAGGAGATGGATGGGAGTTTAAACTTGCTGACCCAGATGAG GTGGCACGGaggtggggaagaaggaaaaacaagccAAAAATGAACTATGAGAAGCTCAGCCGAGGCCTACGCTACTATTATGACAAGAACATCATCCACAAGACTTCAGGGAAACGCTATGTGTATCGCTTTGTGTGTGACCTGCAGAACCTGCTGGGGTACACAGCGGAGGAGCTGCATGCAATGCTGGGGGTGCAGCCCGACACAGAGGACTGA